TAACAACTTCCACTGGAACGTAGGCTCACTGCCCAGATCAGAGGAGGGATCTTCCTGCGACAGAATGGTAATGCATAGTCCATGAGATAACGGTTCCCCAGGAAGAGCTGCCAGCTGTACAGGACAATACTGGGCATCTGAAGATACCATCAGTCCGCTCGTAGATTGAGGGGTAAAGGGGGCTCCAAGTCATAGGGAATTGAGGGGGAAAGGCATCATGATAGGGGGTAGTGCTTCGATGCCAGTACTGCTGATACTGGAGGTGAACTTCGTACTCAACCAAGAAGACTTGGACGGGTGCTAAAGTAACGAGAGGGCAAGACATAGTGACAGGTGGGGGAAATGGTGAACTctggagcaaagaagaagaggaggaaaaggaTGGAGGGGACGAGTATATCAATCAGAGACGAACAATGCTCTCGCACGTGATTAGATTGTCTTGGATGAAATTGAGATGTCATAATGGTTTATGTGAAGCCATACATTTTGGATCCCGCGGTTGTCGTCACTAATATGATACTCAACATCCGCGCGGGAGGGCATCCAGCCTCCTCATCCCGAGTATCAAATGTGTTACCCGATGCCAACGTGCACTATATCCACTATATTATTACATAGAATACTATGAGACTCCTCAGTTGTTTGATACCTCGTCGTCATTATTGCAGTGCATCCGTTGGGTGTTGACCTCCCTCATGCGGCAGTCTGCTTATCTGCCCACGCTTCGATCACCAAACGTCAAAGTGCATCAGCGTATCGAGTCTAGACTAGCACCCGATACCAAACGTCTTTCCCGTTGTATTAGTCATTATCTCGGACCGGGGAAGCCTTCCGTAGCCGTGCCAAAGTATGATACTGCCCTGCGGTTGTCATGTATGATCAATCTGCATCTCGCCATCCCTGCACCGTATCAAGAATCTTTTTGGCATTCTCCAAAGCCGTTTTCTCCGTTGAAACAATCATCAAGCCCGGATATCCCTGAAACTTAAACAGCTCACAACGCCCCTTCATATCTCGCAAAAGACACTGATCGAGTAACTTCGTAGTTCCACTCGCCACCCGCTCCGCGTGGTCTACCCGTTCAATGTTTGCCTCAAGACCGCAAGTCAAGTATACAGGAAGAAAGGGGCGGCCTGCATAACTTGCAGCGTTTGCGTACTCTTGTGCCACACTTTGACCCAGCTCGTTGTCTGATTGAAAGTCTAATGAATCTGAGTATTATCTAGATGATGGCACGGAGGAGGGGGTGTACCTGTGAAGACGACGAGGTGATCGTGGCTGGAGGGATGGAGTACGTGTCTTTGTAAAATGGTCTGACGGTATTGTTTTCGTTGGGTGTTGTATTCTGGGTGATCTCTGGAGATTACTGCTGCTACGGGGTCGATCAACTTGTGGTTGTCTAGCACTAGGATGTTGGGATCGAGTTGCTTCATAGCGTCGGCGATGGTTTTCTTGCCAGTACCTGGGAAGCCGTTTATCCACACCACAGGTGCTTTTATTGTGGTCGGCATCGTTACAGTTCGATGTGATATGAGAGGCGACGATGGGTTCTGGGGTGTAAATCCTGGAGTTTGTGAACGCTGCAAGTATTTCGATGACAATGAGGCAAAGGTTGACATAGGATTTACACGATAATCCGATTTGCAATGGCCAGTAAGTTTATCTGTTCTTTGTAGAATTGcattataaactataaatagaaCATCTAAAGCTTGAGTTGGCTATCATGAAAACCGTAAAAAGCCGATATTGCTGGACTCGAAGTCATGCTGAACTCAACTCGTAAACTCAGCGTATATCGACCTTGGAACATTTGCGAAAATGACGACAATCGGACGAGTCAAATTATTATCCTCCGATGGATTTCCTGATCTCGTAACCACCACGGGTTCTGTAAGACTTGCAATGAGTTGGAAACAAGAGCAATACCTATTGTCGTTTCGGAACTGAAAGCGGCAGCGGACGTCAACCTTGGtgggagatgaaggaaaTACTGTTCACCCGTCAATACGCCATCGTAACTCAGTCTCGCACGATCCCATCCAGCATGATGGCACTTGCTATCGAAGCATTATCTGCGATTATCTGACAGACTGTCCCATAATGGACACCGTACCACGCAAATCCAGGCAAGAGATTGCAGATTATCACCCATCGATTGACCCGACAGTTTGGCTCACCCCGGTCCCAATAACCAGCACTCCAATCACATcacatctcatctcatcttatTGTGCCGAGGTTATCTAAGCTGCCAATCGTGTAAAGAAGATAAAACATGTAGGTTGGGTAAAAAGAAACAAGTTGAAGGCAGATGATCCGATGAATTAGGATTTATATGATGAGAAAGGATGGCTCCTGTACATTGATATGGCCATGGCAGTTGATGGCAAAGGCAGCCGCTAGCTGAATCAGGCCACGctatgtatgtatgtatgtatgtatgtatgtgtATTTTTCGTCTGGGTGGCTGTAACGAAGCCAAATCTCCTACTGGAGCAAAagacgtgctgagctagcTAGGTACAGGATACCCCGCTTCCTTCACCATCCAGCATACCAATGGCACAAAAGGTGCTGTATTTCTCAAGCCCGTCACCCGTCAGCGGGTTCGAGGGCAATCTATTGTCGAACTTTTTCCACCGACCAGAATTCTCTCGCGCATCACTACATCTGCTGACGCAGTCCACAATCTCCAGTAACCAAGTTGTAGCTCGTAGTCGACTGTCGCGGCGGCAGGGAAAAACCTCGGGAAGGGATCAGAGGCCGACGGTGCGGCTTGCCTTTAAAGGAGAAAAACCCATCGCAATCGGCGTCGTTGATCGGAAGGATGTCGCTACGAATGCCCGGGGCATCGCCCTCCGATATCTAAGGCGTTCTGGTTCTGAGGTGCCGCCATTAGATCCGACAAAGGTGTTGTCAGAGAAGGCGAACTCTCCAAAATTCCTTCTCTGAAAACTGCTGTTAGGGAGCCGATAGCGTCCCCGCAGTTTTTGTGTGGTCGCGTGGCCTGCAGAAAATCCCGCTCCTAGCACCGCACTAACAGTGCGTGCCAAGAAAGAATTTTTACAGGAGAGAGTTGAATCAGGCCACGCTTACTGGATTGCTGAAGGGTACAGGGTAGCCAGGCATCAGTGTAAGACAGTGTGATCTTCTTCAAATACATGCCTTCACACATAAAAAGTGCCATTGGTTTTAGCGCAGCAGGTAGTCCGTTTACAAGGTTTTGACTCTGGTGTATATTCACTGATTCTGCTACCTCGCTGCTACTCGTAGGTTGAAAAGCCTGTCAGTACGCAAATCATCAGTAAAGAAGAGATAAGCATCTCAAGACCAACTGGCACATCATTTATCTACCGGTCTTAACGGGGAGAATACAAGAGTATAACCCAAAATACCTATAGATATGAAAGTCCGTTCTCTATTGGTACTGTGTCAGTCTGTTCAGAAACCAACAGCCAGGATATCCATGGCCTATTGGGTTTGAGTTCACCAGTAAGTGATCAAGTCGTTCGGGACTCAGACTGTTTTATCATGGTCAAGAAGTTTAATACACTGGCTTTACTAAGAAGAATCCCAACAAACTTTGTTGATGTCATTTCGGAGGGCACTGCATGACTCGTGTTGTCGTCAGAGAGAGTCTTATCTTTTAGTGTCATCATAACTCAAGCCTCATACGCCAAGAGCCACGATCCAACGTCAGATTTCGATAACGTTACAATTTAACTTCCCACTCATTTCAGATTATTTACATCTCTCACTcattttcttattttattcCATGTTGTTTCACTACAGCACACTGTCAGAATGGCACTCAATCGAGTTGCCCCCGAGATTCTCCTCGAAATCTTCAACCGTGTCGATCATGAAGATCTGCGAAAACTTTGCGCCGTGTCTCATCGTCTAATGTCTGCATTTGAACATCAAACATACTCAATCATCGAATTAAACGAAACCTCACAATCTGGAAGTGCCTTATTGGCTCTCGCATCTGGACCTCGAAGGGATATCGTTCGCGAAATTCGATACAaccctcatcatccttggcCAGCTCGAGACAGGAGACACAAGCCTGAGATCAAGCTCAGTGATGAGACTCGAACAGCACTACAATCTCTAACTTTTTTCCCGTCCTTGGACAAATTTAAATTCGACCTGAGTCACTGGGAGTTATCGGAATGGGCTCTGTCACCACAGTGTTTGAACCGTTGGGAGTTTCATCTATGGCATGGAAAACACGATACAGAGCCTTGGAGAGTTCTTATCGAAGGGAGTCTACTGGCGTTAAGCAAAAGTGCGCGTTCCTTTTCTCGACTTGAGATCGATAGTCTTCCGCCAACTGGGCGAGAAGCATATCGTGCATGTGAGTCAGAAACATGGAAAGATCTTCTTAAACACCTGGCGTCGTTTGAGATGACACTTGCTGGTGTCGGATACATGGGACATGGCGGGAGTTACATGTATGGAAAAATGACTTCAGCACACCAGGCGTTCATAACTCTCTTCCCGGAGATGTTTCTGGAGAATCTGCATAATGTTCAGGTCTTGCGACTCACTGGGAAGCTGAATGCAGTCATGGGCAATGAGCAACTTGTGGAACCCATAAACTGGGCATCTCCGTCTATCAATCTACCGTGCCTGACAACATTAGAACTGGATTACTCTCAGATCTCGAGCCAGCTCTTTGCCTTTCTTTCCAAACATGCAGGGACACTCGAGAAGATCAGTCTGCGGAACTGTATAGCCCCAGCCAAGCAAATCTGgaccaacatcatcaacctcttcctcgaCAGACAGCCCAAACAGCTGCTTGAATTTACGACCACGGCGCGTCCAGTGCATAAACGCATTGGGGATCCCTTTGCTGATACTTCAGACGGATTGGATGTCAAAATGAGGAGGTTCGTGGTTGGACTAGCAAATCATGATATCGTACCAGTAGAGGAGTGGGCCGCTGTCAGTGATAATGATCCGGAACTTGACGAGTCTGATGTTTGCAAGTTGTGGGATCAACTTGAGGAGATGTTGGAGCGGAATAGGTGCCATGCGCGAGGCTTGTTGCAGGAAGCTAGCCGTTAGCACGGACATGAGCAAACATTCATGAAGCCATCACGAGCGAGTTGCATTGGCCTCTGCTTGCACGAGTTGCTTGAACCTTGAGCATTCTAAGCTTCTAGTATATACTTCTAAATATAGTCATTTTATCATAAGCGCAAACAAGCATATGGAACAGGTATCATCGCTAAGCCCAGAAATACAAACACTTTGATGTAATCACCCATCCCATCTCGGCGCATTGATGATCAGTGCCATGAAACAGCCTGACATGACTCCCGTCACCGGCAGCGTAATTAACCAACCCATGTAAATCCAAAGCACAAGCTTCGGATTAATACATCTCCAATCCCCATTCGCCAGCCCAACGCCCACCGTAGCTCCCGTAATGCACTGCGTGGTAGACACGGGTAAAGACAGCCTCGTTGCCATGAGCACCGTGATTGCACTCGCGAGCTCCATGCAGAAACCACGACTTGGCGAGATGAGCGTCAAACGATTGCCTAGCGTCCGCATGACGTGGTAGCCGTAGGTCAACAGTCCGACAACGATACATGCACCGCCTACGACGAGGATCCAGATCGGTATGGCGACGAATTCGGGTATGCCTCCGCTGGACCATACTTGATATGCTGTTGTGAACGGGGCGACTGCGTTACTGACGTCGTTTGCCCCGTGGACAAAAGATGCTGTTGCGGCGGTGAGGATCTGAAGAGCGGAATACATGTACTCTGCACGGTTATCATAGTGCGCAGATCGAGCGTGCATGTCTTCCAAATCCCAGTTGAGGATATTGTTCCGCTTCTGCATAGCCACGACGTCCTTCTCCAGTCCGCGGAGTAGCACGCGGTTGACTTTCCATGCCATTACTTTAGGGCTGTTCCATGAGCCGTCGGGCCGGGGAGGTATGAATTCCGATGAGGCGCGAGGTTCGAAGCGACCTGGGGGCGTTTTGGGTGGTGTTTGAGCTGGCGGTGGGAGAATCCATTCATCGTCACGATCGAGATCGGGTAACTGGCCGTCTGGTGTTTGAATCGATTGGAGAAGAGTTTCGGAGGTACGTAGGTGGTTGAGTTCCTCCCGCGTGAGATGCCCCTGGTAGTAGTCTCTGATGCGAGGCTTAGTGAACCCAGCTGGTGTCGGTGGAGGTGGTGATCGCCAGAGGAGGAGTGGTCCTTGAAAGACATGATACCATTTGAGAGTCCAATCCTCGTGCATTATTCTCGTCCATAGGAAGGGAAGGAGAAAGAATATTTGGAGGAGAGTCATCCCAGTAGCTGTCGCAAAGACTGAGATGACGATGTCTCGAGTAGATAGGTTGATAGTATGGATCCCTTTCCAAACGAGAAGCATCGTGAGTGCACCTACTGTCAAGTAGGTATAGAACGGGATGGAGTAGAATGCCCTCCTAACAGCTGTTTGTTTTGTCAAGATGAACTTCTTGGTGAACATGAACAGCACAAACCCCATACAGCCTGCGATCAACGGCGCAATGATCCACGCAGCAAAGATCTGCGACACACCATGCCATCCCCAATTTATCTTTGTGATGCCTATCGACGCTGTAGCTGCCCCGACGAGTCCTCCGATGAGCGAATGAGTAGTTGAAACGGGTAATCCTTGTCGAGTCGCGAATGTCAGGAAGAGCGAGGACGACATGATAGTGCACATCATGACAAGAAGTAAAACACCGGGTGAACTGTCGTAGTGATGAGGGTCGACAATCTTCGTTCGGATGGTATCTGCCACTCGAGACCCAACAGATACACTGCCACTGAATTCGCAAACTGCTGCTACGAGCATTGCTTGCTTCATGGTCAGCGATCTCGAGGAGACCGACGTGCCAAACGAATTGGCGACATCATTGGCGCCTACAACGTCAGCATAATCCAGCAAGATATCCAAGAGACTTACCAATGTTCCAGGCATCGAGGCATGCAAATATAACAGTCAGAGCAAAGATGTAATCATACTGATGAAGCACCGCCATCTCATTCGGGGTAATAACAATAATAGAGTATCAAGAGTTTGCTGCTGTCTCCACGACAGCGATGTTCTCAATCCATGATCAAGCCAACTATTAACAAAGGCCGATAAGCACTGGTCAAAGCATAAGCTGCAGTCGACGATCGTGGGTCCCAAGCTGCCTTTAAACACCCAAAGGACTGGTTAAACTATCCGCGCTCCCGCAAAAAGTGTGCGTACTTGCGAAGCTATGATTCGATAGGCGAGATGCTAGAACCGATCTTGGCTTTTTCTGGTGAAGAAACGGTCGATGCAGGGGGTGAAATTGATCGAATTGAGGACCGAGCGAGACTTGTTTAAGATGTTGCCGTGATTTGGGGTCTTgtggtggtgaagatgtcgatgagCCAATGATAGGATTAGGATGGAGCacgaggttgatgagagaCGCGTGTTGAGGCGATAATAAGAAGGATGATACAATTTAAGAGACTTGGCAGTTTAGAAGCTGAGAAGGTTATTCCAGCGGAGTCAACGGATATTCAAGGCGTTTGTATGTCATTGTGGCTCGTATATCATGACTTCATCCTCGCCTGGCTTGAGTGAAGCCATTTCATCACCACCACAACAAGGCATATCAACCAGCACCTCCACGAATAAGCATCTCTCTTAATATGAGTCAACTTCTTAGACAAAGATCTCACTGCGGCCGTTACCGAAACAGCAATCGAAgatatcacatcacatcgATATCCTTGACCGAGCTCAGACGTCAGGCTAACAACGCCACACCTACATATTGACACCGTCGATAGTATCTTAGCGTCTCGGCTACATCTTTATTTCAAGAGCCCCTTGTCTGTGAGGCTCCAGGGACAGCCTTAATCCCACGTGCCATTGAAGCCACCCGATCGGGCGACCGAAGTGGCCGACATCATGAGACGATGTGTCAGAGGTGAAGACAGTTTTTTGACTTGGTGGGTGCCTCTTTCGAAACTCGTGACAGTAGCAGTGTAAAGTCTATCAAGGTCGcaaggaaaagaagcaaaagtgTTGATGGCGAGGTTCTCGTGATCTCTTTCAATTCGGGGGTGGAAGCCAATAGACATATTCTACTATGACTATAGAAGTCTAAGCTTTGCTGGAAATGATCAGAATTAGTCATTCTCATCGTGCGACCTGTCAGAGATGTTCAGTCCAGGCACCTCTAAATCGTAaatgaagccatcaccacTCCAAAAGATACGTACCTCTTCATCCCGATCATTCTCCACTTTATGACCGATCAATCATGTCAATCTAACCTCGGCCCGTCTCTTCCCCGATCTGCGTCACTTCCTCTATCAATTCGCCATCGCATTCTAAATATCCAAACCATACTCGATTCCACCAAACAACCACTCACGCCTCAAAGAACACACAAACACAAGCAACTATGTCACGCCTTCTCCCCCGCCGCATCCTTCTAACCCCCCTCCGCACAACCcgcttctcctcaaccttccAAACCCGcccatcaccaccaaaacTCCCCGCCGACCAACAAGCGGAATTCGAGCGTCTCCAGCGCGCAGCCTCCGTATCATCCGCCTTCCAGCCCGAAGAAACCACAGCCGCTGCCACCACGCCTGCCACGTCGCAGGTTCGTCACACGACTACGCCCGAAAAGACAGATGATGTAAATATTGGCTTGTTCCGTGGCGCGCCGCCTGAGTTTGAGGGTGATACGAATCCCAAGACTGGCGAGGTTGGAGGGCCAAAGAATGAGCCTTTGAGATGGGGCGGAGAGGGCGATTGGTCTTACAATGGACGAGTTACGGACTTTTAAATGTCATCGAAGCTGTGTCTACAAAAGGGAAATTGGGTTCAACATGTGGTGGCGACTGTACAAAATTGTATCAAAACTAGACGGGGCGGCTTAGACTCAAAGGCCAACGCCTTCTGATTAAACTTGTTATTATCATAAGAGGGGTATTCTAATGTTACAAGACCTCGGTTTCTCTGCCTTGCAATGCAATGACACCAACGCCTTTTAATGAACATGTGACAAATCGTGACGACCAGGTCATTGATCCGTCTTCTCCTCTGAGGCTGGAGTTTCGGCggcatcatccatctccacGTCCTGAGCCTTTGCCTCgctcttttctttgtcttcttcgtcgttTGCAGATGACTGATTCTCCTTGTCGCCTTCTGCTACGGGGTCATTATTCTTCGATGTGGATGGTTCAGGCTCCTTTTTTCTCCATGTGGCAGATATTCCTCCTCTTATTTGTCcctctttgtctttgtcgaGATCAATGCCGTTGATATTGTCGAGGCCTCCTTTAACCTCGCGCATAGCTTTACGCATGCGCTCACGTCGAGCTTTGCCGCGAAGTCGAGCCTGTGGCTGTGC
This DNA window, taken from Fusarium oxysporum f. sp. lycopersici 4287 chromosome 7, whole genome shotgun sequence, encodes the following:
- a CDS encoding PiT family inorganic phosphate transporter, producing MAVLHQYDYIFALTVIFACLDAWNIGANDVANSFGTSVSSRSLTMKQAMLVAAVCEFSGSVSVGSRVADTIRTKIVDPHHYDSSPGVLLLVMMCTIMSSSLFLTFATRQGLPVSTTHSLIGGLVGAATASIGITKINWGWHGVSQIFAAWIIAPLIAGCMGFVLFMFTKKFILTKQTAVRRAFYSIPFYTYLTVGALTMLLVWKGIHTINLSTRDIVISVFATATGMTLLQIFFLLPFLWTRIMHEDWTLKWYHVFQGPLLLWRSPPPPTPAGFTKPRIRDYYQGHLTREELNHLRTSETLLQSIQTPDGQLPDLDRDDEWILPPPAQTPPKTPPGRFEPRASSEFIPPRPDGSWNSPKVMAWKVNRVLLRGLEKDVVAMQKRNNILNWDLEDMHARSAHYDNRAEYMYSALQILTAATASFVHGANDVSNAVAPFTTAYQVWSSGGIPEFVAIPIWILVVGGACIVVGLLTYGYHVMRTLGNRLTLISPSRGFCMELASAITVLMATRLSLPVSTTQCITGATVGVGLANGDWRCINPKLVLWIYMGWLITLPVTGVMSGCFMALIINAPRWDG